The Triplophysa rosa linkage group LG15, Trosa_1v2, whole genome shotgun sequence genome has a segment encoding these proteins:
- the ctsbb gene encoding cathepsin Bb: MNGVHLLCLFCVLSVTWARPQFSTWSHDMINYINTANSTWTAGVSFQDVEFSSLKSLCGTLLRGPRLPYTVKHAANMKLPDTFDPRSQWSYCKTLGQIRDQGNCGSCWAFGAVEAISDRICIHSKGKVSVEISAEDLLSCCDECGFGCSGGFLAEAWQYWTTSGLVTGGLYNSNVGCRPYTIPPCEHHVNGTRPPCTGEHQTPKCNAECLPQYSVPYKKDKHFGHKSYNVPSDQQQIMTELYTNGPVEAAFTVYEDFLLYKTGVYKHVTGSALGGHAVKILGWGTENGTPYWLVANSWNSDWGDKGYFKILRGQNECGIESEMVAGIPQL, translated from the exons ATGAATGGTGTACATCTGCTGTGTCTGTTCTGCGTGCTGTCCGTCACCTGGGCACGCCCACAATTCTCCACATGGTCACATGACATGATCAACTACATCAATACAGCCAATAGCACATGGACG GCTGGTGTGAGTTTTCAGGATGTGGAGTTCAGCTCTCTGAAGTCTCTCTGTGGAACTCTACTGAGGGGACCAAGACTGCCGTATAC AGTAAAACACGCGGCCAACATGAAACTGCCCGACACGTTTGACCCGCGGAGTCAGTGGTCTTACTGTAAAACTCTCGGTCAGATTCGAGATCAGGGGAACTGCGGCTCGTGCTGG GCCTTCGGTGCGGTGGAAGCCATCTCTGACCGCATCTGTATTCACAGTAAAGGAAAAGTGTCGGTGGAGATCTCGGCTGAAGATCTGCTCTCCTGCTGTGATGAATGTGGATTTGG GTGTTCTGGAGGTTTTCTGGCTGAAGCGTGGCAGTACTGGACTACATCTGGTTTGGTGACTGGAGGTCTTTATAACTCCAACGTTG GTTGCAGACCGTACACCATTCCACCCTGTGAACATCACGTCAACGGCACGCGTCCTCCGTGCACGGGTGAACACCAAACTCCAAAATGCAACGCCGAGTGTCTTCCTCAGTACAGTGTGCCatacaaaaaagacaaacactTTG GACATAAATCATATAACGTTCCCTCCGATCAGCAACAGATCATGACGGAACTATACACCAACGGTCCGGTGGAGGCGGCGTTCACCGTCTACGAGGATTTTCTGCTTTATAAGACAG GTGTGTATAAGCACGTGACGGGCTCGGCACTGGGAGGTCACGCTGTCAAGATTCTGGGATGGGGAACTGAGAATGGAACTCCTTACTGGCTGGTCGCAAACTCCTGGAACAGTGACTGGGGTGACAAGG GATATTTTAAGATCTTAAGAGGACAGAATGAGTGCGGGATTGAGAGTGAAATGGTTGCTGGGATACCGCAGCTGTGA